CGGATTGCATCTCGCTTAGCCCAACGTCTAGATGACGAAGAGCTATTTCAAGCCTTGAAGGAGTTGGCAAAAAATTCCTCTAATGCCGCCGCCGGTGTTGCTAAGTTGACCAATGAGTTGGCAGACCTCAGCAAAGCCTCTAAGCAAGAACTGCAATCGGTGTCTGCCTCGATTCAACAAACCACAGCAACCTTAAACCGCACCCTAGAGCAAACATCTGAAACTGTAAAGGGCTTTGGGCGTACCGCAGACCAGTTAACCCTCACAGCCGGCCAGGTTAGCAGCCTACTAGAAGCAAACCGTGCCACCCTCATCCTAACGTTGGATAACTTGAATCAAACTACTCGTCAACTACGAATTGCTACCGCTGAGCTGACACCAGCCATTTCTCGGCTAAGCCGTGGCGAGTTGTTGGCTAACCTAGAAGCCCTAGCTGCAAATACAGCGACTGCCTCAGCTAACCTGCGGAACATGACAAACACCCTCAGTAGTCCCGCTAACTTGTTAATGTTGCAACAAACCCTAGAGTCCGCCCGATCAACCTTTCAAAATGTTGAAAAAATCACCTCTGATCTGGATGAATTAACAGGGGATCCGAAGCTACGCCAAAACTTGCGGAACTTGATTAACGGACTCAGCGGTTTGGTGTCATCTACCCAGCAGCTTGAGCAACAGACTCAACTTGCTTTCACTCTGTCTACCCTAGCAGCAGCTCCAGAACCGCCATCATCAGAGACTCAACTCAGGTATCAGAGTACTCCAAGTCCTGTGTTTATCAAGTTGCTGCCTACGGCTACCCGTCCTACATCATTACCATCCCCAACAGGCGACACTCAGTAGCAGCCTACTGCTACTAACCGGAAACTTTTTTGTATGCAAGATAAAGCTCCCTGATACAATGCAGCCGTAGTTTATTTAGCTGCTTAATAATAGCAAACTGCCCTTGTGTCTCTTTATGAAATCATCCACCAGAGCGCCTTTTAATACTTCCCAAGCTCTCAAAATTTGCGGTATGCTGCTGATTTTGATGACAATCGTCAATATTGTTTTTGTCATTACATTGCCTAATTTGCCACCTAAGCCTACGAGCCTAGATACCTTGAGATCCCAAGTGGAAATTGTGGTGCAGTTAGTCGATCAAGGCTTTGTGTCATTGCTGGGGCTAATGGTGCTAGCGATCGGACTGTGGATGGACAGTATTACCGAGACTACTCGCTCTCAGCGTAAGTTCTGGCGAGCAGTTGGCATCGTGATCTTTTTACTGGCTAGCCTGATGGCACTGATGTATCTAATCATCACTCCCCTGCATCTCAGTAATGCACAGCTAGCTCGTCAGCAAACCCTGGAGCGAATTGAGCAAGAAGTTACCCTAGCTGAAACTCAATTGAATAATCGAATTAACACTGAATTGCAGCAACAGCAAGGCCGAATTAACTTACTGATGCAGGCTAGTGATGAGCAGTTGAAGCAGGCGATCGCTAGTGGACAAGTGAGTAATGAGCAGGCTGCCTTGATTGAGCAGTTTAAGAAAGATCCTAAATCCCTTGAGCAGTTTCT
The Cyanobacteriota bacterium DNA segment above includes these coding regions:
- a CDS encoding MCE family protein, whose product is RIASRLAQRLDDEELFQALKELAKNSSNAAAGVAKLTNELADLSKASKQELQSVSASIQQTTATLNRTLEQTSETVKGFGRTADQLTLTAGQVSSLLEANRATLILTLDNLNQTTRQLRIATAELTPAISRLSRGELLANLEALAANTATASANLRNMTNTLSSPANLLMLQQTLESARSTFQNVEKITSDLDELTGDPKLRQNLRNLINGLSGLVSSTQQLEQQTQLAFTLSTLAAAPEPPSSETQLRYQSTPSPVFIKLLPTATRPTSLPSPTGDTQ
- a CDS encoding HpsJ family protein; this encodes MKSSTRAPFNTSQALKICGMLLILMTIVNIVFVITLPNLPPKPTSLDTLRSQVEIVVQLVDQGFVSLLGLMVLAIGLWMDSITETTRSQRKFWRAVGIVIFLLASLMALMYLIITPLHLSNAQLARQQTLERIEQEVTLAETQLNNRINTELQQQQGRINLLMQASDEQLKQAIASGQVSNEQAALIEQFKKDPKSLEQFLKKEDERIRGQAQVEISTRKATAEKQAQLENLKTGLRVG